In Nomascus leucogenys isolate Asia chromosome 3, Asia_NLE_v1, whole genome shotgun sequence, the genomic window GCACAGTCCCTAATGCCAGACCCAGGACAGTGTTCGTGGCCTTGGGTGCTGCAGACTGACAGGTCTTCCCCCAACAGCCACTGCAGCCTGCAGGCGGACAGCTTCCAAGAGGAGCCTCCCAAGATCCTTCACTCCCTGCCCCAGGAGCCAGGGCCCGCACAGGATTTTCCAGCAGCCCAACCAGGTGCGCGGCTCACCTGGATTGTGCACATGGGTTCAGGTCTGATAGCCCCGGGGCTAGCCAGAGACCTGGCCCACGAGGATTTTCTTTCCATGAAATATTGTGTGGAAAAGGGCCTGAAAGAATCCACATTGGTATTATCAGATGTCACCTCAAGATCCCTGAATTTTACAACGGCTACATTCTGTACaataattttttacaaagatgACTGAATTTTCTGAATAATGAATGTGTATGTTATACTTTTAAATACAGCATTGTTtggcaaaattttttttcatgttaccAAAGTTATTAAATACAGAgatttagaaaaacagaaaccaaaatggGGAGAGGATCACCTGTAGCAATAATCCCACTATGGAGATGTATTCTGATGATCTTTTAGTGAATTCCCTTGGTATTTTCCTATAATAAGcatttttgataaaaaaaaaaaaaaaaagattatatggcacattcttttcttttctttttgaaatggagtttcccttttgttgcccaggctggagtgcaatggcacaatctcagctcactgcaacctctgcctcccatgttcaagagactcttctgcctcagccttctgagtagctgggattacaggcaggtgccaccacaccagctaatgtttgtatttttagtagacacagggtttctccatgttggtcaggctggtctcaaactcccaacctcagatgatctgcccgcctcagcctcccaaagtgctgggattacaggcatgagccactgtgcccggccgggaCAGTCTTTTTTATAACCTACTTCTTTGCTTCACAATACATGCTCAACACTTCCTAGCTCGTGAGCGTCCTTCTGCAATATCATTTTAATGCCCTATGGTATTCTGTTAAGTGGATGTACCATGCTTCATTTAACTCATTCTTTCCTTCAGGATTTTCAATCAGCAAGTATTTCTCTCTAGGCCTCCACAGGCAAATTGTCATGAGTGCTATTCTCCAAATACGTCGACCACATGCAGACAGTGGGATCATGCTTTCTTGTCCCTAGAAGTTAGGTGCTGCCATGTGGCTTGTTTGGGCCAATGAACCGGAAGCAGCAATGACATCTGGGCAGAAGCTTCAGGGTCCAGTGCACATTTCTGAACATTCTCTTTCCTGGAGGTAACTCACTGTGAGGCTGGAGACAGAAACTGCTTCCACCCAGATCTCTGCATACAGGCCCCAGCCAACCTACAATGGGCATCCAGCACAAACCAATAACCAACTCAATGGTCTTACCCACTGGGATTCAGGCCTGCATTGTTTCTGAGCTTGTCCTGAATGACTGGCCTCAGGGCTTATGCAGGAACAAGGTTGAGACAGAATCCCAACCCTCCAAGTGTGTGTGGCCCAGTTGGGGAAGTCCAGCCTACATGTAAGGGAAGAGTTCAATAATGCACAACAAGTAACTGTTCAAAGCAAAACTGTTGCCGGGGTGCCTCAGAGCAGAGTGGACCGGTTCTACCCTGACAGGACAGCTTTGAAGCAGTCTGAGAATAACGGGGGCTCCTGGCGCTGGAATGGCCTGGGCAGATGCCCTGGAGGAAGGTTCAAGGGGAGGGCTCTGAAGGATGGGGAGATTTGAGGGTCATGGAGGTGACAGATGGAGAAGGGTGGGAGAGCAAAGGGGTCATTATGGAGCAAAACACAGAGCCCAGAGGACTGCAGGGGGGTGATTGCTGTGAAGTCAGAGCTCTGAAGACCTGAGAGCTGGAGACAGCCTCCGAGAGAGAGCAAGGAGCCAGACAGGGAAATCACCCCTGTCAGGGGAGGAACCTCAGCCCCCTCCTGTGCTTCCCAGGCTTCTTTTTGTGGGAAAAGTTTCTGTAACTGCCTCATTCAGGAACGCCCTCTGTGAACCTAACTTTGGAGGCTTCATCTGGCTTGGTGTTGTCACACATATGTTATATTCAGGAGTAAGACTGACTGCAGATAAAGTCAAAACCATTGTGATTTGCTAATTCTATCTGAGTAATCACTCTCAACAGCAAGCCACAGGTCCTGGCCACACTTCAGCCTCATCAGCTAGTGCCACTCAGCCAGTGTTAGTCAGCCAGTGTCAGCCACTGTTAGCCAGTGTGTCAGCCAGTGTCAGTCACCCAGTGTCAGTCACCCAGTGTCAGTCAGCCAGTGTGTCAGCCACTGTCAGCCAATGTCAGCCGGTGTGTCGGCCAGCCAGTGTCAGTCAGCCCATGTGTCAACCAGCATCAGTCAGCCAGTGTCAGCCAGTGTCAGTCAGCCAGTGTCAGCCAGTGTCAGTCAGCCAGTGTCAGTCAGTGTCAGTCAGCCAATGTCAGTCAGCCAGTGTCAGCCAGTGTCAGCCACCCAGTGTTTCAGTCAGCCAGTGTCCATCAGCCAGTGTCAGTCAGCCAGTGTGAGTTGGCCAATCATTGTGTCTGTCAGCTAGTTGGTCAGTGTTCATCCATTAGTCTGTCAGTGTCAGTCTGTCAATCAGTGTCAGTCAGCCAGTCACTGTCAGTCAGTTGATCAGTCAGACAGTGTCAATGAATCAGTGTCAGCCAGCCAGCCCATCACTGTCAGTCAGTCCCTGTCAGCCAGCCAGTTAATAAGCACAGTGCTCAGGTGGCTTCTGACCACTGGGCCTGTTTGCCTTTCTGTTTATTTACCCAGTACCTTTCCTGTTTCTGGGCATTGGGATAGGTGTGTCATCCCTCCGTGAGGACAGAGAGCTGTCCCCAGGAACTCAGGACAAATTAATTACCCAGCTGGGTCAGGCCCCCAGCCCCCATTTTCAGCCCAGCCACCAGCTGCTAGGCTGAGCTGCTGTGATTCCAGGAGCTTCTTGAGCTTAGAGGGCATCTGTTCAGAAGTGAGTTAAAGGAACAAGGTCACCTTCTGACTCTGCAGAGCCTCTTCCTCCCTGACAGGGGTTTTCGGTGGTGTGCCACAGCAGGGCTCCTCTGGCCACAGTCCCAGCATTGGCGAGATTAACATGATGATACCTCTGGCTCTGTGGCAGCGGCCCTTCCACCTTCCTCCCACAGGAGACCGTGTTGTCTATGGATGGGCAGACACAAGGGTTTTCCTAACACAGCCGCCGCTTTCTCAAATAGGACCAGGGTAGAGGGTGGAGGAGGGCAGGGCCATCCCGAGCCTTGATGCAGTGCCCAGGTTTGCACATTGCTGTGGGCATGTGTGTTGTCTGCTTCTTTGAGGGCACTGCTCAtcaccctctccccagcccccaccaacCTTGTGGGTTCAGCTATGAGGTGACAAGCCAGAGGTGGGCCTGAGATCCAGGCTGAACCAACTGTAGTACTTCCTTATCCCACAGTGATTGGTCCAAGGGTGGGCACGTGACCCAAGCCAGGCCAATCAGAAGCCTTCCCCAAGATCTTTCTGAGGCTGTCTCCTTGAGTCCTTTAGTTGGAAACATGTGTGCTTAAGCCGGCCACGAGAATGGCTCTCATTGTGCAGGAAAAACCTTGGAAGGAGAGAATAAACAGGAGGAAACAGGTGCAGAAGGAAACAGACAAGAGTCCTGACAGGGTTTTGAGGCCCtaattccactcaactccacagCTGCCTTCTACCCCTGGCCTCCTGCCATTTGGTTTTGTGAATCACACTTGTAGCCAAGAACCTTGGCTAATACAAACTAGTATAATTCTAGAGCTACCTCGACTGACATCTCTCACTCATTTGGAAGTGGACAATCCAGAGTGTGATTTGCCCAAGCCCCTTGACTTCTCCCCTTTAGCCCCTTCCAGGGAAAGCCAAGGGAGCCCCCACTTAGTCCTTAGGTGGCTGCAGCGAGCAAACCCTCAGGTAGAGGCTGGGGGACCAGCACCTGCTCCGATGCCATGGCCTTTTCTAGCTGTGAAGCACATGCATCTTGGCCTCTGACTTCTTTCAGTCAATGTTTTGTTCTGAACACACTCTTGGCACTGAGAATGTTCTCTTGCTTATCTTTTAGGTAACTCCGTGCAGGGTTAGATTCCTGGGCATGTGACCTGTGCCATCGCACAGGGCCCTACACTTCGAAGGAAACCATGTTTGGTTTCATGCTCTGCCGACATCTTGAAATTGTTACACGTTTTGAACAGGGAACCTTGCAGTTTGATTTTGCATAGAGTCCCACAGATTATGCCACTGGTCCCGGCTCTGTGCAATCCCTCCTGGTACCATCTGTGATTCCAAGGAATTGCTCCAGTTCCCAGAACCCCTCTCCCGATCACTCCTATGTTGTGTTTTCTTTACCTTAATgcctccctccccccatccctGCCTTCTGTggtcttctccccaccccaccccatagGTGGACTTTTTCCCCGGAAGCCCACAGCCTCTGTGGCCTCATCTGAGCTGTGTCCATGCCAGCCGCAGCTGGGGTATGGCTCCTCAGCTGAGCTCAATGTCAAACCAAAGCTGGATCCATTTTATTTGGAAGAATGCCAATTACAGTGGCTTGTCTTGCTTCTACTCCTCAACCCCTGACATTCTGCAGTTCTGCCCCAAACCCCCTTCCAGAGGCCTCTGGGAAGGCTGCCTCAGGGCAAACCCAGGACGGCAACGGCCTCTGGTTTGATCAGTCTACGAGAGCTCTGCTGCAGGTTTAAACAAGAAGAGTGGCTTCTATGAGATGGCTTCATAGTTCTGTAATGAGGATTTTAGAAGTCTAGGAAATGGGCAAGCAGCCTGTGTCCTTGGGAACTGCCTGCTGCACATCCAGCAAAGGGAGGTCCTTGCCATGGCCTCACTGCTTCTCCTGGAAAAGGTGGATTTGAGCCCTTCACATACCCCCAGGTGGAACAACACGGAACCGCAGCTGCTGAGACTGGCCACAACATCAGTCTTCTtcacatctactttttttttttttttttttttttttgagacagagtctcgctctgttgcccaggctggcgtgcagagtgcagtggcacaatctcagctcgctgcaacctcctgcctcctgggttcaagtgattctcctgcctcagcctcccgagcaactgcgattacaggcagctgccaccacggccagctaatttttgtatttttagtagagacggggtctcaccaggttgaccaggctggtctcgaactcctgaactcatgaagcccgccaaagtgctgggattacagacatgagccatcgtgcccactCCACACCCACAATCTTTAACAGAACAGACCAATCTGGGGGAAAGCCAGTAGGAGAAACTAATAGACAATTTGACAATAAAGAATCCAGGTGTggtaaaaatgatttatttttgaagCATGGTAACAGCTATGCAACTAGGAACATTTCATTTACCTGTCCCATCTATGTTTTTGTGTCACAAAGACATATACTAAGACTTTGGAAAAATTCCAAAGGGGATTACACTTGAAATGTGctgtgtttttactttcttttttgtacGTGTCTTATTCACAGTGAATCAAATAAAATAGCTTTACAGCTTACTAAAACTCAAACTTGTTCTCAAAGGAAGCAGTTTAAACATTTTCAACTGAAAAATCAGCAACACAATGATTCTACACCAGGAAACCGAACCAGGGAGACAAAAAGCAGCTCTAATAGAAAGCATGTCTTgtcaaaaggttaaaaataaaaataaaggcccagggcccggcgcggtggctcacacctgtaatcccagcactttgggaggctgaggcgggcggatcacaaggtcaggaaatcgagaccatcctggccaacacggtgaaaccccgtctctactaaaaatacaaaaagttagccggacatggtggcaggcacctgtagtcccagctacctgggaggctgaggcaggagaatggcgtgaacccgggaggcggcagagcatgtagtgagccaagattgcgccactgcactccagtctgggtgacagagcgagactccgtttcaaaaataataataataataaaaatcataattaaaaaaataaaggccccttgcggtggctcatgcctgtaatcccaacgctttgggtctctacaaaaaaatagaaaaacttagctggacgtggtggcgcaactgtagtcccagctactcaggaggctgaggcacaaggattgcttgagcctgggaagtcaaagctgcagtgagccctgattgcactactgcactccagcctgggtgacagatgacaGAGCGGAACCCTGCCctctccccccacaaaaaaaaccccacacatatCATGAGGAAAATCCAACTTATTTACAAAGAGTGGGCCATCTTCAGGCCTGAGATCCCAATATGTTACGGTAAAATTGTGGGTGCACCATCCTCTTTGGAAAAAGGGGGTGAGAGACAGCTCTGGCTCAATCCATGCTAATAATCTGGTTTTAAAAGATCAAAGAAGTCTCGGAGAAAAACCTAACATCACTGTATGCCCCAGGGGTGTCATTTACCATGAATGAAAGGGCTGGGAACGCACTCTCCCTGAGGTGCCCCCCAGGCCTGCCAACATCTCATGAAATCTGGTAGTAAACTGGCAAGAGTTCCCTCTGCACCAGCAGGCTGCAGGAAGTTTGTGGAGCTGGGGGCTGGTCTTCTCTGGTCTTCCCCTGGGAAGTGCCTCCTGCTTTCCCCAAACTGCCAAGCTACCGAGCCCTCTAGTGAACAAATAAGCCATAGTCTGGAGGGCTGGCATGGTAACCAGAATGGGTGGATGCTGCCAGGAGAGGCCAGGGCCCCCTGAGGATTCGGGGGTCAGCACTCTGGCAGCACAATCTCACTTCTTAGCCATTGTAAATGAGTAGACCCTTTCTCCTCAAACCCAGAGCTGTAGCTGGCTGGAAGAAATGGCACCAGGAAGATGGCAATAAACTCTGACTGAGCGCATGTCAGCTTTCTGCTGACCCACCtgtagatttcagagcaaaagTCCTGACTCACCCAGCCCCAGTTTAACTGTGAAGTGTGGTTATCATGTTTacagtcccaattactcaggaggctgaggcaggaggatcgcttgagtccaggagtttgaggctgcagtgagctaagatcacactaCTATACTCcagacagagtgacagagtgagactctgtctttttttttttttaagacgtagtcttgctctgccgcccaggctggagtgcagtggcatgatctcaactcactgcaacctccacctcctgggttcaagcgattctcctgcttcagcttcctgagtagctggaactacaggtgtgtgccaccatgcctggctaaatttttgtatttttagtagagagagggtttcaccatgttggccaggctggtctcgaacttctgacctcaagtgatctgcccgcctcagcctcccaaagtgctgggattacaggcataagccaccgtgccgggctgAGACTCtgtttaagaaaagaagaagaagaagtaaaagAAGGCAGCTCAGCTGGTACAGTAGAAAGCCTATTCTGGAAACTGCCATGATGGAtggctaaaaaaaaattggagatacTTAACCCTGAGCCAAACggtatgtgtctgtgtggtgtgtgtgagcaCATACATGTAAGAGaaactgcgtgtgtgtgtgtgtacatttgtgtgGTGGGGGTATGTGTGTGAAGGCGGGTGAAGGCCCCAGAAGGCGGCCCTGGGACAAAGCGCTCCTGCCACTTGTCCCCAGCATGGCACAGCCACACAATTCAGAGCACAGCTGAGCCCACATCTGGAGGCTGGGCTCCCCTTGCGGGTGCGGTTAGCAATAGCTAACATGAAAACTTCCAGATAGCAAACCTCCCCTGGCCACCTGACTACGTATTTCAAACATTACCTGATGCAATTAAATTCAAGACCATTCACAGTCTTTTCTAAACTTCTGACAACGACCCACATTGAGGTTAGTTACGTGGCTGCCAAGGGGGTAGGGACACAGGATAGGTAACAAGAGTTCAGACTCAGCCTGATTGTACAGGGTGCACTCTGACCTGTCGCAGTCCTCTGTGTTTGTGGTGGTGACCCACTAAATTGATTTTGTGacccacttgcggattctactgCAGCTTGGACCTGCAGTCTCCGTGCACATGGAAAATCATTCCCTCCACGGAAGTGGGTGGACCTCCCCGCAGCAGGCCCCGGCCTCAGTGAGGATCACCAAGTGCCACCAGGTCCCCACAACCCCGCTCAGGAGGAGCAAGCAGGCTTCCCTGACCATCTTTAAAGAAAAGGGGGCGCCACGATGGGCCCACTCAGGTCCAGGCTGGCAACCACAGGTCCACCCGTCCAAGATGCAAGGCGAGGCTGGGCCATTCCCTGTAAGGGCGTGGTGGTCCCTTAGGGCTTGCCCAGGGGCGCCCCCGCGCTCTGGGATCTCTGCACCAGGAGGATGAGCCTGGCGAGGTCGGAGAGCTCCGGGAACGCGGCCATCACGGGGTCCACCTGGTGGCGCGGGAAGACGCTGTAGAGCGCGATGCGAGCCCGGGCGCGCGCGTCCCCCTCGTCGTCCTCGGCCGCGTACCCTGAAAGTCCCCCAGTGGCGCCGTCGCCCCAGGCCGGCTCCGCCCAGGCGGAGCGCCCAGGGAAGCGGTCGGAGCGGGGTGGACGGGCCCACGGGTCGTCGGGCGGCCTGCGCGGGGAAAGCAAGGCGCCGAGCAGGTCCCTAGGGCGGTGTTCGCCCCGCGGCTGGAGTTGCAGGCCGGGCGGAGGCGGGAGGTCGCCCGGGGAGAACTGGCTCTCCAGGCTAGGGAGGCCGAGCGGGCCTGGCACCCGGCCGCCCGCGGACACCCAGTCGGGCCCGCCCAGTCGGGGCGTGAGGCTGCAGGCAGGGCCGGGGAGAGGCGGCCCGAGGGGCCCCGTGTCGTCGCTGAAGGCCAGCCGAGAGAAGCTCCCTTGCAGGGCGGCCAGGTCCGGGGACCCCCGCGCCGGCGGGAGGCTGTGCGCAACTGGCTCCCGGGGGACCGCCCGGGCTCCTGCGGAGCCGCCTGGGGCTCTCGGTGGCCGCTGCTCCTCGGCGCCCGCGCCAGGCCGGGCCCCTGTCTTGGCGCGGAGCTCGTCGGCCACTGCCAGCTGCGCGTGGTGCGGCCTCTCCGGGTGGTAGAACTTGCACTTGATGCCGTAGGTGCATTTCTTGCCTGAAAGGGGCGGGAGCAGAGAGGGCGCGGCGTGAGGCCGGTGGCCCGGAGGGGCGGTGGTGCCTGGTGCATCCGGGGAGTGCCGGCCCGCGGCCGCTCCGTGGAGATTCCTCCAAGTAGGCTCCCAGGCCGCCGCGGACTCCGCAGACTTAGCTCCCTGGAAACGCCTCAGGATCTGGGCGCGGGGCCGAGGTGGGGAGAAGTGCCCGGGAGGCGCGGGCGGCCTGGGTGAGGGGGCACTCGGCACACTCATCCCAGGGTATGCAGAGGAGTGTCGTTCCCAGGTCCCTTTGACCAGGGTCTAAGACCAAATCTCTGGATTCAAAGCCTTTCAGCCTCCAATTCCCCAGGGACCCTGTGGATAGGGCCAGGCTTAGGGAGAGGGCGGTAGGGAGTGGGTGCTCGGGACATAGGACTGCGCCTGCAGTGCCGCCTCAGTTCCCACTGTTCTCCCTGTTCGCTGTGCTAACGCTTGCCCTCACCCTGCACGCTGTTCTAACAGAGTCGTGAACAAATAGTCAAGTGTTACCATCCAAACCCAGGGCTTCTGAGAGTgaaagaagggggaaggaggagtcAGCCTGAATGTATGTATGGTCACCTAATTCTAACAAGAAATGATTGACTGTCGCCCAAGTCTTTACTGAACTTGGAAACATCAAATAACTTGGCGAAGCAAGTCAGTGAAGGAGCTGGCTAGAAGGCTGGCATCCCCCAGGGTGCTGGGATAAAATTCTTAACTCTTCACGGATAGCAGTGACCAAAGTCCATAAGGTGGAGGGGTGGAGAGCAGGGTAGGGTGAGGACAGAAGCTGCCAGGGGCCAGGTGAAGGGACTGAGACCCACAGCTGGGTTTGTGTCCAGCCTCCCGGCTTCTCAGACACAGCTTTGCTGTGTGCATGACCCCTGCATCCGACCCTGGCATGGGACCCTGGCTCCCATGAAATCACCAGCCAGGATGTCAGTTCTACAATAACCCTGTCAGGAAAGTTAACTCTCCAGGTGGCACAGCTGGAGGGCAGAATTTGGGCAAGAGCCCAGGCTGCTGAGCACCAGGCCAGTGCTTTTTGACTGTGCTCCTGTACTGCCCCCACACAGGACCCTGAACATGGCCCGCAAAGCACTGGGCACTACCCACCATAGGGACAATGCTGCCAGGATGGCTCTGGGGGCTTCGGCTTCCTGCTCAGGAAGTTGCTCAGGGAGGGTCCATGGCGGCCCAGGGGGTCATCAGGAGGCATGAACCTGGAAAATAAGCACAGGGGCAACAGCAAGACCACCTGGGATTTGCCACCAGCACCTGTACAAAGGGAGCAGGCCCAAGTTCCCCGAAAGCACCAGGAAGCATTCGGCCCCGGGCCCACCATCACCCAGCGGGATGTCACAGCATCTTAAAGCAAAACCTTCCCTTCACACTGAACCCCACACAGAGCACACAGCACAGCTCTGGCCCTCTTTGGGTGTTTCTCCTGCTGTGGTTCAAGCCAGCAGTGTCAGAATCACCTAGCAACTTAAAAGTGCAGTCatctgagtgcagtggttcacatgggtaatcccaacactttgggaagctgaggcagaaagatcccttgagctcaggagttcaagaccagcctgggcaacatagtgaaaccttgtctctacagaaaatttaaaaaaaaaga contains:
- the ZC3H12D gene encoding probable ribonuclease ZC3H12D; the encoded protein is MEHPSKMEFFQKLGYDREDVLRVLGKLGEGALVNDVLQELIRTGSRPGALEHPAAPRLVPRGSCGVPDSAQRGPETALEEDFGALASSLRPIVIDGSNVAMSHGNKETFSCRGIKLAVDWFRDRGHTYIKVFVPSWRKDPPRADTPIREQHVLAELERQAVLVYTPSRKVHGKRLVCYDDRYIVKVAYEQDGVIVSNDNYRDLQSENPEWKWFIEQRLLMFSFVNDRFMPPDDPLGRHGPSLSNFLSRKPKPPEPSWQHCPYGKKCTYGIKCKFYHPERPHHAQLAVADELRAKTGARPGAGAEEQRPPRAPGGSAGARAVPREPVAHSLPPARGSPDLAALQGSFSRLAFSDDTGPLGPPLPGPACSLTPRLGGPDWVSAGGRVPGPLGLPSLESQFSPGDLPPPPGLQLQPRGEHRPRDLLGALLSPRRPPDDPWARPPRSDRFPGRSAWAEPAWGDGATGGLSGYAAEDDEGDARARARIALYSVFPRHQVDPVMAAFPELSDLARLILLVQRSQSAGAPLGKP